From a single Sorghum bicolor cultivar BTx623 chromosome 5, Sorghum_bicolor_NCBIv3, whole genome shotgun sequence genomic region:
- the LOC8066055 gene encoding kinesin-like protein KIN-7L — protein MEKISVAVRFRPLNPAAADLSPSGAGGGGDREWRIDDTRVSLLHRAAGPVPGASFAFDHVFDGAATNERIYGALVRELIGAVVGGFNGTAFAYGQTSSGKTFTMNGSDADPGIIPRAVRDVFDTVRQADDREFLIRVSYMEIYNEEINDLLTIEGQKLQIHESLERGVYVAGLREEIVNSAEQVLELLQLGEANRHFGETNMNVRSSRSHTIFRMVIESSGKDQINCGDAIRVSVLNLVDLAGSERIIKTGAEGVRLNEGKYINKSLMILGNVINKLSDNGKQRGHIPYRDSKLTRILQPALGGNAKTSIICTAAPEEIHIEETRGTLQFASRAKCVSNCAQVNEILTDAALLKRQKLEIEELRKKLQGSHSEGLEQVVLKLRNDMHKSELERDRLAMELEEEKKLRVTLEQHLTEQQKKLEATSSDHFTDSVQLDALKTPDSKSVPDGFVVCRSRYSNDVEFSPLPENLDNFAHEDLWTRLNKGCVTDLDMLEMTPGLKREASFIQDTSAVPLEEPTDARCQRLEKECISDRQQFEESKARCTNLEKECDMLRDENLSLQQKLSAARQEAHRLATEKQELAGELGTERQKLDELKQDIRMISRGFLQREGQLTSLYTKSKAILENCKTSQVATLP, from the exons atGGAGAAGATCTCCGTCGCCGTCCGCTTCCGCCCTCTCAACCCGGCGGCCGCTGACCTCTCTCCATCCGGCGCCGGTGGAGGCGGCGACCGCGAGTGGCGTATCGACGACACCCGCGTCTCCCTCCTCCACCGCGCCGCCGGCCCCGTCCCCGGCGCCTCCTTCGCCTTCG ACCACGTGTTCGACGGTGCCGCGACCAACGAGCGGATCTACGGCGCGCTCGTCCGGGAACTCATCGGCGCCGTCGTCGGCGGGTTCAACGGCACCGCCTTCGCCTACGGCCAGACCAGCAGCGGGAAGACGTTCACCATGAACGGCTCCGACGCCGACCCCGGCATCATTCCCCGCGCGGTCCGCGATGTCTTCGACACCGTGCGTCAG GCCGACGACCGTGAGTTCCTCATCCGGGTGTCCTACATGGAGATCTACAACGAGGAGATCAACGACCTCTTGACGATTGAGGGCCAGAAGCTGCAGATTCATGAGAGCTTAGAG CGTGGAGTGTATGTGGCCGGTTTGCGGGAGGAGATCGTGAACAGTGCAGAGCAAGTGCTTGAGCTCCTCCAGCTTGGAGAAG CGAATAGGCATTTTGGAGAGACCAACATGAATGTGCGGAGCAGTCGGTCACACACTATTTTCAGAATG GTAATTGAAAGCAGCGGTAAGGACCAGATAAACTGTGGGGATGCTATCCGCGTATCTGTTTTG AATTTGGTGGACCTTGCTGGGTCAGAAAGAATCATCAAGACAGGGGCAGAAGGGGTACGCTTGAATGAGGGGAAGTATATTAACAAGAGCCTGATGATTCTTGGAAATGTCATTAATAAGTTGAGTGACAACGGAAAACAAAG AGGGCACATTCCCTATCGTGATAGTAAGTTGACACGCATTCTCCAACCTGCGCTTGGAGGCAATGCAAAGACATCTATCATCTGCACTGCTGCACCTGAAGAG ATTCACATTGAGGAAACTAGAGGAACTCTTCAATTCGCAAGTAGAGCAAAATGTGTCAGCAATTGTGCCCAAGTAAATGAG ATTCTAACAGATGCTGCTTTGCTGAAGAGGCAAAAGCTAGAGATAGAGGAACTTCGTAAAAAACTGCAG GGCTCCCATTCTGAAGGGTTGGAGCAGGTTGTGCTAAAACTACGGAATGACATGCACAAG TCTGAACTTGAGCGTGATCGACTGGCCATGGAACTTGAAGAGGAAAAAAAGTTACGGGTGACTCTAGAACAACATTTGACTGAGCAACAGAAGAAGCTAGAGGCCACATCGTCAGACCACTTTACTGATTCAGTCCAG TTGGATGCACTGAAAACTCCAGATTCGAAGTCTGTACCAGATGGCTTTGTTGTCTGCCGCTCACGTTATTCAAATGATGTTGAGTTCAGCCCATTACCTGAAAATTTGGATAATTTCGCTCATGAAGATCTATGGACACGCCTCAACAAAGGTTGTGTTACTGATCTTGACATGCTTGAGATGACACCTGGTCTGAAACGCGAGGCATCCTTTATACAAGATACATCA GCTGTGCCATTGGAGGAACCTACTGACGCTAGATGCCAGAGGTTAGAAAAGGAGTGCATTTCTGATCGGCAACAGTTTGAGGAATCAAAGGCAAGATGCACCAATCTCGAGAAAGAGTGCGACATGCTGAGGGACGAGAACTTGTCCCTGCAACAGAAGCTCTCCGCCGCCAGGCAGGAGGCCCACCGCCTCGCCACTGAGAAGCAGGAGCTGGCCGGGGAGCTGGGCACAGAGAGGCAGAAGTTGGATGAGCTGAAGCAGGATATCCGGATGATCAGCCGTGGCTTCTTGCAGCGGGAAGGGCAGCTCACGTCGCTCTACACCAAGTCCAAGGCCATCCTGGAGAACTGCAAGACCTCCCAGGTAGCTACTCTGCCTTGA